A part of Thermoflexus hugenholtzii JAD2 genomic DNA contains:
- the rpmB gene encoding 50S ribosomal protein L28 has protein sequence MARCEICGKGTAFGNYVSHSNHAERRRFMANVQKKRVTLNGVTRRIHICTRCLKALHKARA, from the coding sequence ATGGCACGCTGTGAGATCTGCGGGAAAGGAACAGCTTTCGGCAACTACGTCAGCCACTCGAATCACGCCGAGCGCCGGCGGTTCATGGCCAACGTTCAGAAGAAGCGGGTCACCCTGAACGGGGTCACACGCCGGATCCACATCTGCACCCGCTGCCTGAAGGCCCTCCACAAGGCAAGGGCCTGA
- a CDS encoding beta-ketoacyl-ACP synthase III: MARYAHIVGWGMAVPQRVVTNHELAQFVDTSDEWIVTRTGIRERRVAGPQESTATLSIAAAEEALAVAGINPRDVDLILVATVTPEHLFPATACLVQDALGAPRAGAFDLLAGCSGFIYALHMAAAAIRAGTHDIALVIGAETLSRIVNWRDRNTCVLFGDGAGAVVLKGSETPGGVLASMIRADGSGGELLILPAGGSRMPISEAVVRDGCHFVRMNGREVFRFATRVMEKATREVVAQAGLRLEDVDLIIPHQANIRIIEAAAKGLGLPMDRFFVNIDRYGNTSSASIPIALCEAVQQGRLKSGDTAVMVAFGAGLTWAAAVVRWGMPLARPRPPWLERLGRITLYLPAQLHSRLMRLWRRFDAWLSRFLRQEGE; the protein is encoded by the coding sequence ATGGCTCGTTACGCGCACATCGTGGGCTGGGGGATGGCGGTCCCCCAGCGGGTGGTTACGAACCATGAGCTGGCTCAGTTTGTGGATACCTCAGACGAGTGGATCGTGACCCGCACGGGGATCCGGGAGCGGCGGGTGGCCGGCCCTCAGGAGAGCACCGCCACCCTCTCCATCGCCGCCGCCGAGGAGGCCCTGGCGGTGGCCGGGATCAACCCCCGGGATGTGGACCTGATCCTGGTGGCCACGGTAACCCCCGAGCACCTCTTCCCGGCGACCGCTTGCCTGGTCCAGGATGCCTTAGGGGCCCCGAGGGCAGGGGCCTTCGATCTGCTCGCCGGATGCTCCGGCTTCATTTATGCCCTGCACATGGCTGCCGCCGCCATCCGGGCCGGGACCCATGACATCGCCCTGGTCATCGGGGCCGAGACCCTCTCCCGCATCGTGAACTGGCGCGATCGCAACACGTGCGTGCTCTTCGGGGACGGGGCAGGGGCGGTGGTGCTGAAAGGGAGCGAGACCCCCGGCGGCGTGCTGGCCTCCATGATCCGGGCGGACGGCTCCGGGGGGGAGCTCCTGATCCTGCCCGCGGGCGGCAGCCGGATGCCCATCTCGGAGGCGGTGGTGCGGGACGGCTGTCACTTCGTCCGGATGAACGGTCGGGAGGTCTTCCGGTTCGCCACCCGGGTGATGGAGAAGGCCACCCGGGAGGTGGTCGCTCAGGCCGGGCTGCGCCTGGAGGATGTGGATCTGATCATCCCGCATCAGGCCAACATCCGGATCATCGAGGCCGCGGCGAAGGGTCTGGGGTTGCCCATGGATCGTTTCTTCGTGAATATTGACCGCTACGGGAACACCTCCTCTGCCAGCATCCCCATCGCGCTGTGCGAGGCCGTGCAGCAGGGGCGCCTGAAATCCGGGGACACCGCCGTGATGGTGGCCTTCGGCGCCGGCCTGACCTGGGCCGCCGCCGTGGTCCGGTGGGGGATGCCTCTGGCGCGTCCCCGGCCGCCCTGGCTGGAGCGTCTGGGCCGCATCACCCTCTACCTGCCGGCCCAGCTGCACTCCCGCCTGATGCGTCTCTGGCGGCGCTTCGACGCCTGGCTGAGCCGCTTCCTCCGGCAGGAGGGCGAATAA
- the pyk gene encoding pyruvate kinase, with protein sequence MSIRPRTKIVCTLGPSTDHPEILRAMIRAGMSVARINFSHGDHAAHARRIALVRQVAQEEGAIVAILGDLQGPRWRVGVIEGGYISIAPGQRITLTTRPVPGSPQEVHLPHPELVALVQPGQILLLDDGLLEFRVEEVNGTDVVCRVVRGGTLSSHKGINAPGLPLTLPALTEKDRLDVRFAVEQGLDYLALSFVRTAEDVHALRGLLQELGASIPIIAKIEKREALDNIEAILEAADAVMVARGDLGVEIPPEEVPIHQKRIIRLCNRAGKPVITATQMLNSMVSHPRPTRAEASDVANAILDGTDAVMLSAETATGTYPVEAVQMMARIARIAEEAMPHRRWLDLIGEPAEVTEAISRATVEIAEQIRARAIVTSTISGYTARMIARHRPSVPILAVTPVPATLRRLALVWGVQPVLMPAVRNTDEMLGAASQAALQSGLARPGDLLVITAGVPFGRPGHTNLLKVHCIEPAPMPNGSTSA encoded by the coding sequence ATGTCCATACGACCACGCACCAAAATCGTCTGCACCTTAGGTCCTTCCACGGATCATCCGGAGATCCTGCGGGCGATGATCCGGGCGGGGATGAGCGTGGCCCGCATCAATTTCTCCCACGGCGACCACGCCGCCCATGCCCGACGCATCGCACTGGTGCGCCAGGTAGCCCAGGAGGAAGGCGCTATCGTCGCCATCCTGGGGGACCTCCAGGGCCCGCGCTGGCGGGTCGGCGTCATCGAGGGAGGTTACATCTCCATCGCCCCGGGCCAGCGTATCACCCTGACCACCCGTCCGGTCCCCGGCAGCCCCCAGGAGGTCCATCTCCCCCATCCGGAGCTGGTGGCCTTGGTGCAGCCCGGTCAGATCCTCCTTCTGGACGACGGGCTGCTGGAGTTCCGAGTGGAGGAGGTGAACGGGACGGACGTGGTCTGTCGGGTGGTGCGCGGGGGAACGCTGAGCTCCCATAAGGGGATCAACGCGCCGGGCCTCCCGCTGACCCTGCCCGCCCTCACGGAGAAGGACCGGCTGGATGTGCGGTTTGCGGTGGAACAGGGGTTGGATTACCTGGCGCTCTCCTTCGTGCGCACCGCGGAGGATGTCCACGCGTTGCGAGGCCTCCTGCAGGAGCTGGGGGCCTCGATCCCGATCATCGCCAAGATCGAGAAACGGGAGGCTCTGGACAACATCGAGGCCATCCTGGAGGCGGCGGATGCGGTGATGGTCGCCCGGGGGGACCTCGGCGTGGAGATCCCTCCGGAGGAGGTGCCTATTCATCAGAAGCGGATCATCCGGTTGTGTAACCGGGCGGGCAAGCCGGTGATCACCGCAACCCAGATGCTCAACTCCATGGTGAGCCATCCCCGTCCGACCCGTGCGGAGGCCAGCGATGTGGCCAACGCCATCCTGGATGGGACGGATGCGGTGATGCTCTCCGCGGAGACGGCCACCGGCACCTATCCGGTGGAGGCGGTGCAGATGATGGCGCGCATCGCCCGGATCGCGGAGGAGGCCATGCCGCACCGCCGGTGGCTGGACCTCATCGGGGAGCCTGCGGAGGTCACGGAGGCCATCAGCCGGGCGACGGTGGAGATCGCTGAGCAGATCAGGGCCCGAGCCATCGTCACCTCCACCATATCCGGCTACACGGCCCGGATGATCGCCCGTCACCGCCCATCGGTGCCCATCTTGGCGGTGACGCCGGTCCCGGCCACCCTGCGGCGGCTGGCCCTGGTGTGGGGGGTGCAGCCTGTCTTGATGCCGGCGGTGCGAAACACCGATGAGATGCTGGGGGCGGCCAGCCAGGCGGCCCTCCAGAGCGGCCTGGCCCGGCCCGGCGATCTCTTGGTGATCACCGCCGGCGTCCCCTTCGGCCGCCCCGGCCATACGAACCTCCTGAAAGTCCATTGCATCGAGCCGGCTCCCATGCCCAACGGCTCCACGTCCGCATGA
- the fabF gene encoding beta-ketoacyl-ACP synthase II encodes MTRVVITGMGAITPLGNDVETFWRNVVAGRSGVGPITLFDASAMKTRIAAEVKGFDPEAWFGRKEARRMDRYAQFALAATQQALQDARLDPAHVDRERVGVILGTGIGGIGALVQGVETLMTRGPDRISPFMVPMMLADTAPGLIAIAYGFRGPNMAVVTACASGTNAIGEAVNLIRRGDADVVIAGGAEAAILPVAVAAFNVMGAISTRNEEPERASRPFDRTRDGFVMGEGAGILILERLEHARARGARIYAEVVGYGTSADAYHITAPLENGEGAALAMRRALADAGLSPRDIDYINAHGTSTPLNDKSETQAIKAVFGEAAYDVPISSTKSMIGHLLGAAGAVEAIVCIRAITDGVIPPTINYEHPDPECDLDYVPNVARRKPVRTAMSNSFGFGGHNACVIFRRYEDGAS; translated from the coding sequence ATGACACGCGTGGTGATCACCGGGATGGGGGCGATCACGCCCCTGGGGAACGATGTGGAGACGTTCTGGCGGAACGTGGTGGCCGGGCGCTCGGGTGTGGGTCCGATCACCCTCTTTGATGCCTCGGCGATGAAGACCCGTATCGCCGCCGAGGTCAAGGGGTTTGATCCGGAGGCGTGGTTCGGCCGCAAGGAGGCCCGCCGGATGGATCGCTACGCCCAGTTCGCCCTGGCCGCCACCCAGCAAGCCCTCCAGGACGCTCGCCTGGATCCTGCCCATGTGGATCGGGAGCGGGTGGGGGTGATCCTGGGGACGGGGATCGGCGGGATCGGGGCCCTGGTGCAGGGCGTGGAGACCCTGATGACCCGGGGGCCGGACCGGATCAGCCCGTTCATGGTCCCCATGATGCTGGCGGACACGGCCCCGGGCCTGATTGCCATCGCCTATGGCTTTCGCGGCCCCAACATGGCCGTGGTCACGGCCTGCGCCAGCGGGACCAACGCCATCGGCGAGGCCGTGAATCTGATCCGGCGGGGCGATGCCGACGTGGTGATCGCCGGCGGCGCGGAGGCGGCCATCCTCCCGGTGGCCGTGGCCGCTTTCAACGTGATGGGCGCCATCTCCACCCGCAATGAGGAGCCGGAGCGGGCCTCCCGTCCCTTCGATCGGACCCGGGACGGCTTCGTGATGGGGGAGGGAGCGGGGATCCTGATCCTGGAGCGGCTAGAGCACGCCCGGGCCCGGGGCGCCCGGATCTACGCGGAGGTGGTGGGCTACGGGACCTCGGCGGATGCCTATCACATCACCGCTCCTCTGGAGAACGGGGAGGGGGCGGCTCTGGCCATGCGCCGGGCTCTGGCCGATGCGGGCCTCTCGCCCCGGGACATCGATTACATCAACGCCCACGGCACCAGCACCCCGCTCAACGACAAGAGCGAGACCCAGGCCATCAAGGCGGTCTTCGGGGAAGCGGCTTACGATGTGCCGATCTCCTCCACGAAGTCCATGATCGGCCACCTGTTGGGCGCGGCGGGGGCGGTGGAGGCCATCGTCTGCATCCGCGCCATCACCGATGGCGTCATCCCGCCCACGATCAACTACGAGCATCCCGATCCGGAGTGCGACCTGGATTATGTGCCGAACGTGGCGCGGCGCAAGCCGGTGCGGACGGCCATGTCGAACTCCTTCGGCTTCGGGGGGCACAACGCCTGCGTGATCTTCCGGCGTTATGAGGATGGCGCGTCGTGA